TTAGTTTTAAGTAGCTTATGACAAACAAGTCTGACATGACACAGTACAGGCCACTCTATTCTAAGACAGAACATTGTCTCATAtccagtttctgttttgttgtttgacaAATTCATGGTGGGagaggttttattttggaaCAAGTTACCTGAAACACAAAGTTAAATGGTAACATATCAGaataatttcaaacattttcatctCAGAACACAGTTAAAGTCCGTACAAGTGTTTTATCATGGGCGGTGGCTTCAGAGGAAATCACACTGTCAGAAAAAgacagtgtttggttttttgttggCCTATGCACAGTCCTGCATTTTTTTGCCTCAgtcatttgcatttacatttttagataGTGAAGGTAgaaagtatctctctctctgcaggagggTGGTCTTTGCTTCAAATTTGATCACAAGTTAATTTGAGATTTTTCAAAGTCTTATACATTGTATATAATTTGCAACACCACATACCAAATATAGTGTTATTGAAATGTGAATGGTATACTATAATGAGAGCTTTAAAGAATGACATTTTGAACTCAAGTAGCTCAACAAATCATCCCTTATGTTTTGTCTCCGGTTCCTGTCTTTCAGGAGTTCATCCTGTCAGAAGACTACAACAAAATGACCCCAGCACACACGTACCAGGGTgagagaggggtgtgtgtgtgtgtgtgtgtgtgtgtgtgtgtgtgtgtgtgtgtgtgtatgagcgcACGCATGTGAGAATCAGTATCACATGTATGAAATAGAACCACAAAGATGCCATTGgtagtttgttttgaaacaTAGTCTTATAAGTCCTTTTTTCcaacaaataataatttgttttgcgccccaaaaaaacttaaaaagacaaaatgtaacTGTCTGATACCTGCAAATGCCTAGTATTTTTGTGATGACATCCACTGCGTTGTATCTACATATAACATTGTATCATGAATGCAGAGTGATGTTCATAGTTGACCTTTCATGTTATGTGTTCCTCTGGTCTTATGTGAAGATCTATACAACATTTTCTTCTGTCACATGTGGCTTTGTGCATTGCCAAACTGTAAGATCTCAAAATATTGCTGTACCAGTGTCAGCTTCCTCTTCATTTGTTGGTGAGATCTTTCCTAGAGGAAGGCGATGGTGCTGGATTATTAGTGGTACACTATAGCATTCCGGCCAAGATCTCTGTGCAGATCCCCTGCACTGTGATTGGAGTGACTGTGAAAATGGATCtcatgtgttgtatttttgtgtatatgtgcagCCCACCAGAGCCGAGTGACAgtggtgctgtttgttttggagatgGAGTGGCTACTGAGCACTGGCCAGGACAAAAACTTCACCTGGCACTGCTCAGAGAGCGGCCAACAGCTGGGGACATATCGCACCACTGCCTGGGTTTCTGGACTACAGTATCCTTCAGTACCCTCACTCCCATCTCCCTTCCTGGTCTGTTTGTTGTCTTGGGTTGCAGACTGCTTGGCCAAGAAAGGGTGCCCATTGAACCTTGCTAAATGGAGTGGAGTGAATATAACCAAGTGGGAAGAGAAGGGCCATCTTTTGTGCTTTGGACTCTGAAAAATGCCTGCCTTTTATTATGACAACACACTCTATTTTAAGGCCACAGCAACATAAAACAAGGCAATTGTGATTGGCTTCCAGTTAGTTTGTGCCAACAATAGGCATCAGTCATGCCGTTGTCAAGGAAACGGGCCGAGTAGGTTTCTGTAATGGCCAGATGAAAGGCTGTAAGTTCTCAACACTGCAACACCGACCCATACCAATGACCCTGCCATTAGTTCATCAGACCGCTAGTAACCGGCTAGCCTCAACATGTTAACCTGTCTGGTTTGCATAGCATAGTAACTTTAGACATTAGAATAAGGAGGACCCTTACTTCTCTGGCAGCCACATTGGACAGAACCTAACTTAAGAGAATAACTGTAAGAAAGATTTAGCTTTACACTTAAACTGAATTACCAGGTCAGAGGAGGACTGAATGGCCAGTGAAAGAGCTAAGAGTCATCCACCGACACACTGTAATTCTTTTGTTGCTACACTACCAATACAAAGGGCTTTGACTCAAATCTTACATTTCATAGTTAATGTTGGTTCTATATTTTGCTGAGCAGTACAATTTTCATCACAGCTGTTCCATTGAAATTGCAGCAGGATTTTGCTTGTTTAGTCTGTGTTTTTGGTCcagtaacacacaaaaatcTGAGTAAATGCATCAGTACTTTTTCAGCAGTTTATCTTTAACCTTAATGTTAACCCAGGTTTGATGTGGAGACCAGACACGCCTTTGTTGGGGATCACTCTGGACAGGTGACCATCCTGAAGCTGGAGCAAGACAGCTGCAGCCTGGTCACCACCTTCAAGGGACACACTGGTACACTATAGACACattaatcaattagtagtcAATCAGTATACTGGTTTAGATCATTATAACTGTATATCTTGGGCAAAGTTGAACTGTGAACTGTGAACTGATCTGGCAAAACAAGCaattcatatttaattttattggtATTCggtattttcattttctagatttaaaaaaatcaaatcaaattctTAATCAGTCAGTTGTTCAACAGACTgatccataatgaaaataactgttagttgtaGCCCTAGTACACACACTCAAGGGGAAAAATTCTTGCAGCCTCAGCCTTAACTACACAGACTACAATGTTAAGCAAAACTGAGACAAGGGTTGCAAAGGGGCAGAAAATTTTTTGGTAAATTTCCAGAACTGTTCCAGAAAATTTCCAGGGGAAGTTAAGATGTGGAATCTTGGAAGTATTGAATTAGAAATGAGAAATTAGAAATTAGAGATAAGAATtgaattagaaattagaaatttggggtaatttatacaaactgtctTTTTGACTTTGTGAGTAGAACTTAAATTGATTCTTTCattgaacaacaacaaaacatgaatgttacaaatgaataaaataaacatataaacatgacGTTAGCTATCTTATATCTGATTTACCAGCTAGCTggctactgtataaacacatttatttacttgttaAACTTCAATACCAttgatcaaatatatttacagtaatatCATCTAAACTGAAttgactggatgtagtctgtgggctcagatgcgatagtgtggctgtagtgagcaggattctagaaatgatctgtgcatgtgatggaggaatgcaGAGTGAAGGgtagaaattcaactgaatttacattaaatctgtctgttttaaCGAAGATtatgctgcaaaaaaaaaattttcaactacatttaagtcCCCTGTTACAGGCTAACTTGTCATTTAGTAAATTTTCAATTTATTCTTGTTGATTCCCAGTTTATTCTTGTTAattcccattaattcccatATATCCCCATGGAAAATTTCCAATGTTGAAAATTCCCAGAATTTCTAAAAATCTTAACTGGAACTGAATTTCTTGTGCACAATATTTGTTCAGGTGTCTGTATGAATGACTGGTCACCCAAATTGCAATGCAGCTATGTTTCAGATCatttctgctcctcctgctctgtccATACACTCACAACTTGTACAAATATTAGCTTTGTGAAAATGAACAAGTGTCTTTTCTTGAAATGAACCCCACTAAATGAACCATTACAGCTTTTTACAGACATATATCAGCTGGGAAAAGCTTTTGTCAGGGGAGAATTAAATCTTAAATACATAGAAGAACCTCAGTAGCTGCATTAAATTCATAATAGTTCACGCTAGATTGCTTCTGTCAACCTTTGTTGTCCTCAGGCTGGTTTGCAGGTTAACAACTGTTTTTGAAAGCTCTAACTCCATAATGGTCAATATGTTCAAGAAAATCTTTTGCAGCTGTTACTGGAATCAACTTCAAAAAAGGAGGCATGTCTTCTGCAGTATGTTGAATAGGAATTAAAGTCTTGAGATATAGTTTTTAGTAGAGAGAgaccaatatgtttttttcagggccgataccaattattagtagtcaaggaggccaataaacaatatttggagccgatattcatttgaagtgaaaatattggagtcaaaattttgaataatacaaactccaacactttgtttaaatgcctttaagcatatgtttattaaacagcttctCAGActtgcaacatgttaaaggttttttttttatcttagacaatagacatctttgtctaacaaaaagtgcagggagctcccaggctcagcagcatgtcttataaagttaaatgaaaacttaaacaaataaatagccCCCTAAAGTTTCCTACactaaataaagttttccaaactgaaatgatattttatctttcacttatctttgttttaagttcaaacaaaaacaaaaagtgcagggagttcccagggtcagcaacatctcttataaagttaactgaaattttaaataaataaatagcttcctgaagttttataaagtaaataaaacaaagttaaataaaattggcacagaaatgtgagtctcaaatcaattagtagtcccaattaagcagcaccagattgtggtgcaaaaagcagagttgttcagcgtgtgtgagcactgtgcatgcgCAGCTTTCACTGCGCATGcgcagctttcactgctgattgctgatttcactgctgattgcctgtggctctgcgtgtaaccaatcagatggagctgtgggcgggacaatgctggagacagagtagtgactgcagacagagaggcacggctgcatcagagctaaaataatccagttttaaattgatctcgTATCGGctgtcagatttaaaaaaaaaaaaggcagatgccgatatgcgtcaaaatgctaAATATTGGCGCAGATAATCGGCCCTgccgataatcggtctatccctagtTTCTAGATGGTTAGTGTTAAAGAATAATGACAACTCAGGGTCAATAAAAACAGTTTCCAATTTAGTTAATGGACACTGTAACATTCAGGTATTCATTTGCTGTCattaaaatatcagaaatgtgttttaaagagATGACATGTAAACAGGTGATAAGATCAGTGACAGAAGAAATATAGTTTTTAAACTAAAAGAAACAAGTCTTGTCATGATAGTTTTTGCACTGGCCGTGGTTTCATGTATGTCCTTGTTATTTGACCTTTGTGTGGGAGCATGCCATTGTGTTTCACTCACTTTGCCTccctctgtgtgcgtgtgtatgtgtttgccaAAGGTAATGTGACTGCACTATGTTGGGACCCGGTACAGAGGGTGCTGTTTTCTGGCAGCTCAGACCACTCAATCATCATGTGGGACATCGGGGGGCGCAAAGGCACTGCCATCGAACTGCAAGGGCACAAGTAAGAATAACAAACATCCATTCTTTAATTTCTCTTATTGTCTCTTATCTTTCTCTTATCTAATTATTCAGCTGAATGGACTGAACACTGAACAGTGGTAATTACATGCTTGTCTGTTTTGTGCTGATAGATTgctgttgtctttttgttttcattactgagctatttatactgtatgtattatgCTATTTTAGTGTTTCATTGTATTGAGTGGTTAATATGTTGGGTTTTTGCAAACCAAATTGCCTGTTACAGCTTTATTCAGACATGACAGGACCTTTACAGAGAGAGCCACTATGTGTGCACAATATTTGGCACCTGGTGAGTGAGAGGAGTGGAGTTGGAAAATAAAGATAGAagaggggttttttttctgttctctcacaGACTGCATCAGTGATGGAACTTGTCATTTGAAGTTAATTTATTTCGAGCTTGAGTATGATTTACTCTTGCCCTTTTATCACCAGTGAATCTTTTAATAAATCAGACAGTGCAAAAACAGAATGACAAAACATTAAGTTGGGGCTCTGGTTTATTTCTTGTTTACTAGATGTTTATGATTTTATTCATGCAGGTGGTATAAATGAAAACTGAGGACTTGTTGATATTAAGAAGGGAAACAAGACACGTATTTAATCTACAAAACAGCAATTTGAAGACACCATCTTGGGCTTTAGTAACTTGTGAAGAAAATTTTTTAGagatttgtgatattttatagGTCTAgtaattaattgattgattgattgattgattgattgattgagaaaataattgttagatTAGCAGCCTTATTCAGACCAACTTAAACTAAGATTACCATTGTGACTATTATGCAAGAATGAATtggatgtttttattcattagaTCAACATATAATTTCAATGTCAGATTTTTGTAATGCATGCCTGAGCCAGTCTTAAAAAGGCCCATCTGTCTAGAATGAGattcaaataaaataagaaaaagctGTGTTTTATGTGATGCGGCTGTGTTGTTGCAATACAGGGTGGGAAAACTTAAAAGGAATGTATGCATCACTCATACAAGCCACTTATGTTCATGTTTACTTGGGGACATCAACCTCTCTTGCCTATTTGTTTGCcagcaactgtgtgtgtgtgtgtgtgtgtgtgtgtgtgtgtgtgtgtgtgtgtgtgtgtgtgtgtgtgtgtgtgtgtgtgtgtgtgtgtccacttcCTACAGTGACAAGGTTCAGGGTTTGTGCTATGCTTCCCACACTCGTCAACTCATCTCCTGCAGCTCAGATGGAGGCATCGTCATCTGGAACATGGACGTAACGCGACAAGAGGTGAGTtgaacaaaaacatgcattcaTACTCTGATGAACTGTGACACAATTAGAAGAAAATATGGAAAtgtgttgtgtgctgtgttttcatgcctGTTTTCATATGTGCACATACAACATTGTCATACAGATCTTTGTAGTGgataaaacactgatatttgctctctcctgctctgaaATAAATTCTCTCAAGAAATCCATGAGAGATCACCAAATTAACAGAAGGTTCTTGGAttttctctcacaaacacattcacacagtttaatttcagtcttgcatcatctcctctccctttgTGCTCTGCAAGTCTCATCTCCATAGTTAGTAAGGACTTGATTGCTTCTTTATTTACCCAGAGTCACTTTCATTCTGCCACCGTGTCATTCTGTTTGCCTTATTCTCCGTTAATTGGCCCAAATTCTcatctcagttttattttctgactcACTGGTTCTGTTGAAGCTGACATCCCTCAAGGCAAGTGGTAAAATAAATTCATTAGGTAGCTCTTGTTCCCCAAATGATCATTCATAGTTGTTTTACTAAACACTGTTCTGTGTAGCTGGTTACTCTGAAAGATGATAACCGGCAAATTCATTGAAGCTGTGGAAtttcaagaaagaaaaagttttttcctttaatgtttctgtcTAAAACTGCAGTATCATTAACAGAAATCTTTACTTTCACAAAATACTCAAGTATAAGGACAATTTAGTTGATAACCAACTAAAAGGCAACACACAGCGAAGGCGTCTTAGCATTACCTTATTAGGCAATTCCCATGTCCTATTTCCTTGCATCCACACGTGTTACCCTTGAGAAGTAGTACTTTTATATATAGTACTTTTATCACAGCTGCTTACCAACTCAGCACAGCACAGCTAATGTGCCTTGACTATGTCCTCTGTCACGCTTTGTGAGCAtgacaatgtagaaaataatatgaatgaggtgtgtgtccaaacttttgactggtactgtaaaGCACGAGACACAGAAGCCCTGAGCAGATGGATAAACCATTGTTTGCTTTTCAGCTTTTCTGATGTCTTCAATATTATTTTCTACAATGTATtttctacaatgtagaaaatgatgagaatgagaaggtgtgtgtccaaacttttgactggtactgtaaaGCAGGAGACACAAGTCCTGAGCAGATGGATAAACCATTGTTTGTCAAGTAATAGTTCCAGTGTCTGAGTCCCTTTAAAACTAGAACTTGGTATTTTACTCATAAGATTTGTTGGTAGGCGTTTGTTtcactttggacagagccagtttagctgtttcctcctccttcccctctttATTTTAAGATAGGCCAGCCACGTCCTGACTTCTGCAATCTGAACGCACAGGcataatttttcacatttttagtgGATCTAAATTGTGTTAAATCTAAAAACAGGAaacgtgtatatgtgtgtgcacagaccCCAGAGTGGCTGGACAGTGACTCTTGTCAGAAGTGTGAGCAGCCTTTCTTCTGGAACTTCAAACAGATGTGGGACAGTAAGAAGATTGGCCTACGACAGGTAACATTCTAATGTCATTAtaatcttttttcatttcacttatGTAGAAAAAATCTTTAATTATATAGcatcagacacaaaaacatcacactgtAGATGTCAACAACTAGGCTGACGCAGACTCAGTGATCTGTAGCTTCACCACACTCTGAATTCATTACATACAACCTtccagcacacatacacaactccTCACTTCTGTTACACTAATGGCAAGCAGATATCCTGTGGCTGTGTTATTACTTTGTTCTCAGGAATAGCTTTATATTGTGGTTACTCACTTAAAGTGTGTGAGGGTgtgggtgagtgggtgggtgTGATGTCAATAGATGAAGTAACTGCCATTTTTCAACTGCTCAGCAATTTTCTTGAACATTCTACAGCAAGAACCAAATACAACTCACTGTAATGTTGTGTATATAGTGATGAGgtccatgtttctgtttgacaaACACAAAGTCCCTGTATTATTGAGGACAAACAACTGATAATGTATACCATTGCAGTGATGGTAGCAGGGTGCTCATATGACCTGGAATCAGATCATTTTAAGACTTGACTTGAAAAGGTTTAACTTGACTTTGACTTAAACAGAATTGATTTGTGACTCTGAATATACATACATTCAGTCCATGTTGTGCAGGATCACACATAGATGTAAAACATGCAAGCTGAGAAATGTTTGTAACTGTTGTCACTGGAATAACTTACCATGGCACACCTTATCAGTTGCAAAACAGTGACTTTTTTCCACCTGTTCATTCAGGCACCACTACAGCTTTTTCTgactttgctgctgctggtaaGAAATGATACTGTTGCAAAGCTGACATGTTGAAGTCCTCCTGTGCTCCTTAGCACCACTGTAGGAAGTGTGGCCAAGCGGTGTGTGGCAAATGTTCATCCAAACGCTCCACCATCCCCCTCATGGGCTTTGAGTTTgaggtgcgtgtgtgtgacagctgccACGAGTCCATCACTGATGAGGAGTGAGTAACAGTCAGCCTCTGTTGTTGTCATATACTGACCCTTTGTACTCCCAGCTTCCTCAGTGCTCATACAGTAAAGTAACAGGTATTACCTTTCTGTCTTCCAGTCGGGCACCCACAGCCACCTTCCACGACAGCAAGCACAGCATTGTTTACATGCACTATGAGCCCACCACTGGAAATCTGCTCACCTCTGGTACCGACAAGGTTATCAAGGTCTGGATGGGACCAAGCAGTATCTGTTGTATTTCAGTGTCATATAAGACAAGCATGTGTGgcacagtgatgcagtggttagcactgttgcctcacagtaagaaggttCTGAGTTTGAGCCTCGGTTTGCCTggggcctttctgtgtggagtttgcatgttctccctctgcctgcgtgagttctctctgggtactccagcttcctcccacagtcc
This genomic window from Lates calcarifer isolate ASB-BC8 linkage group LG1, TLL_Latcal_v3, whole genome shotgun sequence contains:
- the wdfy2 gene encoding WD repeat and FYVE domain-containing protein 2 isoform X2; translated protein: MAAEIQPQPQARKPCLLSKIEGFQEVVSTAVIIPKEDGVISVSEDRAIRVWLKRDSGQYWPSVHHTVSSSCSCMSFNPETRRLLVGMDTGSICEFILSEDYNKMTPAHTYQAHQSRVTVVLFVLEMEWLLSTGQDKNFTWHCSESGQQLGTYRTTAWVSGLQFDVETRHAFVGDHSGQVTILKLEQDSCSLVTTFKGHTGNVTALCWDPVQRVLFSGSSDHSIIMWDIGGRKGTAIELQGHNDKVQGLCYASHTRQLISCSSDGGIVIWNMDVTRQETPEWLDSDSCQKCEQPFFWNFKQMWDSKKIGLRQAPLQLFLTLLLLVRNDTVAKLTC
- the wdfy2 gene encoding WD repeat and FYVE domain-containing protein 2 isoform X1; the protein is MAAEIQPQPQARKPCLLSKIEGFQEVVSTAVIIPKEDGVISVSEDRAIRVWLKRDSGQYWPSVHHTVSSSCSCMSFNPETRRLLVGMDTGSICEFILSEDYNKMTPAHTYQAHQSRVTVVLFVLEMEWLLSTGQDKNFTWHCSESGQQLGTYRTTAWVSGLQFDVETRHAFVGDHSGQVTILKLEQDSCSLVTTFKGHTGNVTALCWDPVQRVLFSGSSDHSIIMWDIGGRKGTAIELQGHNDKVQGLCYASHTRQLISCSSDGGIVIWNMDVTRQETPEWLDSDSCQKCEQPFFWNFKQMWDSKKIGLRQHHCRKCGQAVCGKCSSKRSTIPLMGFEFEVRVCDSCHESITDEDRAPTATFHDSKHSIVYMHYEPTTGNLLTSGTDKVIKLWDMTPVVS
- the wdfy2 gene encoding WD repeat and FYVE domain-containing protein 2 isoform X4; translated protein: MAAEIQPQPQARKPCLLSKIEGFQEVVSTAVIIPKEDGVISVSEDRAIRVWLKRDSGQYWPSVHHTVSSSCSCMSFNPETRRLLVGMDTGSICEFILSEDYNKMTPAHTYQAHQSRVTVVLFVLEMEWLLSTGQDKNFTWHCSESGQQLGTYRTTAWVSGLQFDVETRHAFVGDHSGQVTILKLEQDSCSLVTTFKGHTGNVTALCWDPVQRVLFSGSSDHSIIMWDIGGRKGTAIELQGHNDKVQGLCYASHTRQLISCSSDGGIVIWNMDVTRQETPEWLDSDSCQKCEQPFFWNFKQMWDSKKIGLRQLWDMTPVVS
- the wdfy2 gene encoding WD repeat and FYVE domain-containing protein 2 isoform X3, with translation MSFNPETRRLLVGMDTGSICEFILSEDYNKMTPAHTYQAHQSRVTVVLFVLEMEWLLSTGQDKNFTWHCSESGQQLGTYRTTAWVSGLQFDVETRHAFVGDHSGQVTILKLEQDSCSLVTTFKGHTGNVTALCWDPVQRVLFSGSSDHSIIMWDIGGRKGTAIELQGHNDKVQGLCYASHTRQLISCSSDGGIVIWNMDVTRQETPEWLDSDSCQKCEQPFFWNFKQMWDSKKIGLRQHHCRKCGQAVCGKCSSKRSTIPLMGFEFEVRVCDSCHESITDEDRAPTATFHDSKHSIVYMHYEPTTGNLLTSGTDKVIKLWDMTPVVS